The following proteins are co-located in the Micromonospora viridifaciens genome:
- a CDS encoding FUSC family protein, translating into MFEVERVPGLMAWSPRRLLRQARIDDRGHTDGERARALLADWRRRSETKQRDRRRQLNVYLVVAVQAGIAAGLAWAVARHLAISSNPVFAPTAAVGTIAAAVGQRLRRTVELIGGVTLGIGIGSGLIALIGRGPLQTGLVVAATIIVAIALTGRGGLITQAGGAAVLVSVVVPQGAQIEVPQIVNAVTGGLIALLVVIALFPVNPLRLVDKAARPVMDTLSRQLREVGMALTGRNAARAQSALDRLRATGPLLDQFMDAVRGAAEVVRYSPQRRRWRNALQQYHESATYLDRVVRGSRGVARRARTAIEDHERLPPALAGAVGDLATAVQELYVSFSHEQEPDGARHRSVEAACRAGQAQRDGLDLSGTAVMAQVRSMCSDLLRATGIPRSDANRLIRQAANDDIQPG; encoded by the coding sequence TTGTTCGAGGTTGAGCGGGTACCTGGCCTCATGGCCTGGTCACCACGTCGCCTGCTGCGGCAGGCTCGCATCGATGATCGAGGACATACGGACGGCGAGCGGGCGCGGGCACTGCTGGCGGACTGGCGGCGCCGCAGTGAGACCAAGCAGCGAGACCGCCGCCGGCAGCTGAACGTCTACCTCGTCGTGGCCGTACAGGCCGGCATCGCCGCGGGTCTGGCCTGGGCCGTTGCCCGGCATCTGGCCATCAGCAGCAACCCGGTCTTCGCGCCCACCGCCGCCGTGGGGACGATCGCCGCCGCCGTCGGCCAGCGGCTCCGCCGCACCGTCGAGTTGATCGGCGGCGTCACCCTCGGTATCGGCATCGGCAGCGGACTCATCGCCCTCATCGGGCGCGGACCCCTGCAGACGGGCCTGGTAGTGGCCGCCACGATCATCGTGGCGATTGCCCTGACTGGCCGCGGCGGGTTGATCACCCAGGCGGGCGGAGCCGCCGTCCTGGTGTCGGTCGTCGTTCCGCAAGGGGCGCAGATCGAAGTTCCCCAGATCGTCAACGCTGTCACTGGTGGCCTGATCGCTCTGCTCGTCGTCATCGCGCTGTTTCCCGTCAACCCACTGCGGCTGGTCGACAAGGCCGCCCGGCCCGTCATGGACACACTGTCACGGCAGCTACGCGAGGTGGGAATGGCACTCACCGGTCGGAACGCGGCCCGGGCGCAATCGGCGCTGGACCGGCTGCGCGCCACAGGCCCTCTGCTGGACCAGTTCATGGACGCGGTACGGGGCGCCGCTGAGGTCGTCAGATACTCCCCACAACGCCGACGGTGGCGCAACGCGCTGCAGCAATACCACGAAAGCGCCACATACCTCGACCGCGTGGTACGCGGCAGCCGGGGCGTGGCGCGGCGAGCCAGGACCGCAATCGAGGATCACGAACGACTCCCGCCGGCGCTGGCCGGGGCCGTCGGCGACCTCGCCACCGCCGTCCAGGAACTGTATGTGAGCTTCTCCCACGAGCAAGAACCAGACGGCGCGCGCCACCGATCAGTCGAGGCGGCATGCCGAGCCGGGCAGGCACAGCGTGACGGCCTCGACCTGTCCGGCACCGCTGTCATGGCCCAGGTCCGCAGCATGTGCAGCGACCTGCTCCGCGCCACCGGAATCCCCCGCAGCGACGCAAACCGCCTGATACGCCAAGCCGCAAACGATGACATCCAGCCCGGATGA